One genomic region from Phycisphaerae bacterium encodes:
- the mraZ gene encoding division/cell wall cluster transcriptional repressor MraZ, translating into MLFTGEHEHTLDQKNRLSIPARFRQLLCPETVGSKFYLILGANKRLWLYPDQYYEQLVNRMPAELIPDENVMQFEQLTFGLATLLDIDSTGRVLVPDRMIRRAQLGKDVVIIGVRDHLEIWNREDWEQYVENGLSEYSQTLTRARLARMTPGSGPMSRPET; encoded by the coding sequence TTGCTGTTTACCGGTGAGCATGAACACACGCTCGACCAGAAGAACCGGCTGTCGATCCCGGCCCGGTTCCGGCAGTTGCTGTGCCCGGAGACCGTCGGCAGCAAATTCTATCTGATTTTGGGCGCGAACAAGCGGCTTTGGCTCTATCCGGACCAGTACTACGAGCAGCTCGTCAACCGGATGCCGGCTGAGCTCATCCCGGACGAGAACGTGATGCAGTTCGAGCAGTTGACGTTCGGGCTGGCCACGCTGCTGGACATCGACAGCACCGGTCGGGTGCTGGTTCCCGATCGCATGATACGCAGGGCTCAGCTTGGCAAGGATGTGGTCATCATCGGCGTGAGGGATCACCTGGAGATATGGAACCGCGAAGATTGGGAGCAGTATGTTGAGAACGGACTCTCGGAGTACAGCCAGACGCTTACCCGGGCCAGGCTGGCAAGGATGACACCTGGCTCGGGCCCAATGTCGAGGCCCGAAACGTAA
- a CDS encoding sigma-70 family RNA polymerase sigma factor encodes MSELEEQVARAKAGELGAYGEIVRRFQDMAFGYACSILGDFHLAEDAAQDAFVEAYRRLGQLTVPQAFPGWFRRVVFSRCAATLRRRRELTADGNEVDAIGDAADGPAETAERREMQAAVLEAIRSLPEIQRTAATLFYINGYSQKQLAEFLEVPVTTVQKRIHDARRNLKGRLLKMVEDTLKENSPQRDEASDRVRFMLGHAERIGQGVPILAGLEAARDQMTTQKMRNHAQEVIDDVLAGRSIRESLVKRRWLLPPMVLLLIQAGEYLGELDVLMRMAGHCLREGHYEADPDAFTRAKDYLLRRVLKQGLAKGAQAVVMDSRRVSPMPDLKERYDKIWIELLMPDGSRERVEPLCPPDHFNKCSAGIKMDTILDRQQEGDQLTGMFRLRLDPADSTEQLFPITFQPFRDGEEIRICFQPIETEHSS; translated from the coding sequence ATGAGCGAGCTGGAGGAACAGGTAGCGCGAGCGAAGGCGGGAGAACTGGGCGCCTACGGCGAGATTGTCCGGAGGTTCCAGGACATGGCTTTTGGCTACGCCTGTTCGATACTCGGTGACTTCCATCTGGCCGAGGACGCCGCCCAGGACGCCTTCGTCGAGGCGTACCGTCGGCTTGGGCAACTCACGGTGCCGCAGGCGTTTCCGGGGTGGTTTCGCCGGGTTGTCTTCAGCCGGTGCGCCGCCACACTGCGGCGAAGACGCGAATTGACCGCCGACGGCAACGAGGTAGACGCCATTGGCGATGCCGCCGACGGACCGGCTGAGACGGCCGAGCGTCGTGAGATGCAAGCGGCAGTTCTGGAGGCGATCCGCTCCTTGCCGGAGATCCAACGCACCGCCGCCACGCTGTTCTACATCAACGGCTATTCACAGAAGCAGTTGGCTGAGTTCCTTGAAGTGCCGGTGACCACCGTGCAGAAACGCATTCACGACGCGAGGAGAAATCTGAAAGGGAGGTTGCTGAAAATGGTCGAGGACACGCTCAAAGAGAACTCACCGCAGCGGGATGAGGCGAGCGACAGGGTCCGGTTCATGCTTGGTCATGCCGAGCGGATCGGCCAGGGAGTTCCGATCCTTGCCGGACTCGAAGCCGCCCGCGACCAGATGACAACGCAGAAGATGCGCAACCACGCGCAGGAAGTCATCGACGACGTGCTGGCCGGCCGGTCGATCCGCGAGTCGCTGGTCAAACGTCGCTGGCTTCTGCCGCCGATGGTCTTGCTCCTGATCCAGGCCGGCGAGTATCTGGGGGAGTTGGACGTCCTGATGCGCATGGCGGGCCATTGTCTGCGCGAAGGACACTACGAAGCCGACCCCGACGCATTCACGCGGGCGAAGGACTACCTCCTGCGGCGCGTTCTCAAACAGGGATTGGCCAAAGGAGCACAGGCGGTGGTGATGGACAGCCGACGCGTGTCTCCGATGCCCGACCTGAAGGAACGATACGACAAGATATGGATCGAGTTGCTGATGCCCGATGGTTCGCGCGAACGAGTCGAGCCGCTCTGCCCGCCGGACCACTTCAACAAGTGCTCAGCCGGCATCAAGATGGACACCATCCTCGATCGCCAGCAAGAGGGCGATCAGTTGACCGGCATGTTCCGCCTCCGCCTCGACCCTGCTGACTCGACCGAACAGCTCTTCCCGATCACCTTTCAGCCGTTTCGCGACGGCGAGGAGATACGAATCTGCTTTCAACCGATAGAAACGGAGCATTCCTCCTGA
- a CDS encoding cytosolic protein, whose translation MAKTQCVNIETNKANCTCPGTDCENHGICCQCIATHAAGNSLPNCLKIKARQSQAFRDHLAKLIA comes from the coding sequence ATGGCCAAGACCCAATGCGTGAATATCGAGACCAACAAAGCGAACTGCACGTGCCCCGGCACCGACTGCGAAAACCACGGCATCTGCTGTCAGTGCATCGCCACCCACGCGGCGGGTAACTCGCTGCCCAACTGCCTCAAGATCAAGGCCAGGCAAAGCCAAGCGTTTCGCGATCATCTGGCCAAACTGATCGCCTGA
- a CDS encoding response regulator — protein sequence MRTIVQGCRETGRVRHILVLRGTHAGQTASDLFETQDNVEYVDTFDAALEHLRSASYDLVVIEDAEFMAFERSALASQSAVLLETIGHGLGILALTGRFQWCNGKFDQIANDVKDKLKARCLELFSSDIAAGRSRGQARRFSIATDDGRQYEVTASPVLDSDEKFAQIAVVVLDATSSRRLQQKMNAIERAGEEFIALESEAVGKLDIPGRLALLEEKITNCTRDILGFDKFCIRLLDKRTNRLELVLSSGLSEEGRGVEIFASAEGEGISGYVVATKRSYICPDVSRDERYLAGIDQAGSSLTVPLFFHDDVVGVFNIESERVGAFGEEDRQFAEIFGRYVARALRILDLLVVERHDATGQLADNVSSGVSGPLNDILTDVSTLTEEYIGRDDLRAKLEAISRNVGKVREVLKQAAQGPNGILDHHKAKPMKDTVLSGKTILVVDDEPIIRETINEVLSGTGAAVDMAREGNEALAMLGERRYDLVLTDIKMPHKSGYDIFAKAKDVDADLPVIFMTGFGYDPNHSIIRARQEGLSGVLYKPFKVSDFLGLVKDVLREAAGEPKVS from the coding sequence ATGAGAACCATCGTTCAGGGATGCCGGGAGACGGGACGAGTACGACACATCCTGGTTCTGCGGGGCACCCACGCCGGCCAAACGGCGTCGGACCTCTTCGAGACGCAGGACAACGTCGAGTACGTGGACACCTTCGATGCCGCGCTGGAACACCTGCGCAGCGCGTCGTATGACCTGGTGGTGATCGAAGACGCCGAATTCATGGCCTTCGAGCGGTCGGCCCTGGCCAGCCAGAGCGCCGTCCTGCTCGAGACGATCGGACACGGCCTGGGAATCCTCGCCTTGACGGGACGCTTTCAGTGGTGTAACGGCAAATTCGATCAGATCGCCAATGACGTCAAAGACAAGCTCAAGGCCCGATGCCTTGAGCTTTTTTCATCGGATATCGCCGCGGGTCGAAGCCGCGGCCAGGCGCGGCGGTTCTCCATCGCCACCGACGACGGCCGCCAGTATGAGGTCACCGCCTCGCCGGTCCTTGACAGCGACGAGAAATTCGCTCAGATCGCGGTCGTTGTTCTCGACGCGACCTCCAGCCGCCGGCTCCAGCAGAAGATGAACGCCATCGAGCGGGCGGGCGAGGAGTTCATCGCCCTCGAAAGCGAGGCCGTGGGCAAGCTCGACATTCCCGGCCGGCTGGCCCTGCTCGAGGAGAAGATCACCAACTGCACCCGCGATATCCTCGGGTTCGACAAGTTCTGCATCCGCCTGCTGGACAAACGCACCAACCGGCTGGAACTGGTGCTCTCGTCGGGATTGTCCGAGGAGGGGCGCGGAGTCGAGATCTTCGCGTCGGCCGAAGGCGAAGGCATCAGCGGCTACGTGGTGGCCACGAAGCGCAGCTACATCTGCCCCGACGTCTCCCGCGACGAGCGGTACCTGGCCGGCATCGACCAGGCCGGATCGAGCCTGACCGTGCCGCTGTTCTTCCACGACGACGTGGTCGGCGTGTTCAACATCGAATCCGAGCGGGTGGGGGCTTTCGGCGAGGAGGACCGCCAGTTCGCCGAAATTTTCGGCCGCTATGTCGCGCGGGCCCTGCGGATCCTCGATCTGCTCGTGGTCGAACGCCACGACGCCACCGGCCAACTGGCCGACAACGTCAGCTCCGGGGTTTCCGGGCCGCTCAACGACATCCTGACCGATGTCTCGACGCTGACGGAGGAGTACATCGGCCGCGACGACCTGCGGGCCAAACTCGAGGCGATCAGCCGGAACGTCGGCAAGGTCCGCGAGGTCCTCAAGCAGGCGGCGCAGGGACCCAATGGAATTCTGGACCATCACAAGGCCAAACCCATGAAAGACACCGTGCTCTCGGGCAAGACCATTCTCGTGGTGGACGACGAGCCGATCATCCGCGAGACCATCAACGAGGTTCTCAGCGGGACCGGGGCCGCGGTGGATATGGCCCGCGAGGGCAACGAGGCCCTCGCCATGCTCGGCGAGCGGCGGTACGACCTGGTGCTCACCGACATCAAGATGCCGCACAAGAGCGGCTACGACATCTTCGCGAAGGCCAAGGACGTCGACGCCGACCTGCCGGTGATCTTCATGACCGGTTTCGGGTACGATCCGAACCACAGCATCATCCGGGCCCGCCAGGAGGGCCTCTCCGGCGTCCTTTACAAGCCTTTCAAGGTCAGCGACTTCCTCGGCCTGGTCAAGGACGTCCTCCGCGAAGCCGCGGGAGAACCCAAGGTCTCCTAG
- a CDS encoding glutamate-5-semialdehyde dehydrogenase, with the protein MTESNITDLAAYSLKVAGNARKAALALARASVDQKNRALRDMADLVRRGVKQLQAQNAKDLDGGRKAGLSAAMLDRLELTDKRIEAMAVSLEQVAEQTDPVGQVIEGYVRPNGLRIERVRTPIGVVSIIFESRPNVTADAAGLCLRSSNACILRGGKEAIHSNLAIAAVLREALAKNGLPLDAVQVIATTDRGLVGELLKLDQYIDLVIPRGGESLIRAVVELSRIPVIKHYTGNCHVYVDRECELELADKVVINAKCQRPGVCNAAETILFHRAIAERFVPVICGHLADHGVEIRGCAETCRLFPQAKPASEQDWATEYLDLIVAVKVVDGVAEAIDHINAYGSHHTDAILSNSVCAVEEFVQNVDTASVMVNTSTRFSDGYEYGLGAEIGISTDKLHARGPMGARDLTTYKYVVRGHGQLRQ; encoded by the coding sequence ATGACGGAGTCGAACATCACGGACCTGGCCGCCTACAGCCTGAAGGTTGCGGGCAACGCGCGAAAGGCGGCGTTGGCCCTGGCGCGGGCGTCGGTGGACCAGAAGAACCGCGCCCTGCGCGACATGGCGGATTTGGTCCGCCGGGGCGTCAAACAGCTTCAGGCCCAGAACGCCAAGGATCTGGATGGCGGGCGGAAAGCGGGGCTATCGGCGGCGATGCTGGACCGGCTTGAGCTGACGGACAAGCGGATCGAGGCGATGGCGGTTTCGCTGGAGCAGGTGGCGGAGCAGACCGATCCGGTCGGGCAGGTCATCGAGGGCTACGTTCGGCCCAACGGCTTGCGGATCGAGCGGGTGCGGACGCCGATCGGCGTGGTGTCGATCATCTTCGAGTCGCGGCCGAACGTCACCGCCGACGCCGCCGGGTTGTGCCTGCGGTCCAGCAACGCGTGCATCCTCCGCGGCGGCAAGGAGGCGATCCACTCGAACCTGGCCATCGCCGCCGTCCTGCGAGAGGCGCTCGCGAAGAACGGTTTGCCGCTGGACGCGGTGCAGGTCATCGCGACGACCGACCGCGGCCTGGTCGGCGAGCTGCTGAAGCTCGACCAGTACATCGACCTGGTGATCCCGCGCGGCGGCGAGAGCCTGATCCGCGCGGTGGTCGAGCTGTCGCGGATCCCGGTGATCAAGCACTACACGGGCAACTGTCACGTGTACGTCGATCGCGAGTGCGAGCTGGAGCTGGCGGACAAGGTGGTGATCAACGCCAAGTGCCAGCGGCCGGGCGTGTGCAACGCAGCCGAGACGATCCTGTTCCACCGCGCGATCGCTGAGCGGTTTGTCCCGGTGATCTGCGGCCATCTGGCCGACCACGGAGTCGAGATCCGGGGGTGCGCCGAAACCTGCCGGCTGTTCCCGCAGGCCAAGCCGGCTTCGGAACAGGACTGGGCCACGGAGTATCTCGATCTGATCGTGGCGGTCAAGGTGGTCGACGGCGTGGCGGAGGCAATCGACCACATCAACGCGTACGGGTCGCACCACACCGACGCGATCCTCTCCAACAGCGTCTGCGCGGTCGAGGAGTTCGTGCAGAACGTGGACACGGCCAGCGTGATGGTCAACACCTCGACCCGGTTCAGCGACGGGTACGAGTACGGCCTCGGGGCGGAGATCGGGATCAGCACCGACAAGCTGCACGCCCGCGGCCCGATGGGCGCCCGCGACCTGACGACGTACAAGTACGTGGTCCGCGGCCACGGACAGCTTCGCCAGTAG
- a CDS encoding TIGR00159 family protein, producing MWQIVQDYLKRIPEYGWGKVGFELLLIGLVLYVVWRFLRGTRGLRLMRGLIVILVSLFLVLDVLAAHFHLDRINVLFSPMVYLIFFGSLVVFQPELRRALMRLGEATWLRRFISDTQQTTAPIVSAVRSLSMNKIGALIAIERQVELGSIVENGVRMDAVITPELLRTIFWPGTALHDLGVVIQEGRIAAAACQFPLTDSDQVDPTLGSRHRAAVGLSEDCDAVVIVVSEETGNISMAVQGKLYRGLTPEALDRDLKRLLEIGGKRE from the coding sequence ATGTGGCAGATCGTACAAGACTATCTGAAGAGAATTCCGGAATACGGCTGGGGTAAGGTCGGCTTTGAGCTGCTGCTGATCGGCCTGGTCCTGTACGTGGTGTGGCGTTTTTTGCGAGGCACCCGCGGCTTACGGTTGATGCGCGGGCTGATCGTCATTCTGGTCAGTCTGTTCCTGGTTCTCGACGTGCTGGCGGCCCACTTCCACCTCGACCGGATCAACGTGCTGTTCAGCCCGATGGTCTATCTGATTTTTTTCGGTTCGTTGGTGGTGTTCCAGCCGGAGTTGCGGCGGGCGCTGATGCGGTTGGGCGAGGCGACGTGGCTGCGACGTTTCATCAGCGACACGCAGCAGACGACCGCTCCGATCGTCAGCGCGGTCCGGTCGCTTTCGATGAACAAGATCGGGGCACTGATCGCGATCGAGCGGCAGGTGGAACTGGGGTCGATCGTCGAGAACGGGGTCCGGATGGACGCGGTGATCACGCCGGAACTGCTGCGGACGATTTTCTGGCCCGGCACGGCGCTGCACGATCTGGGCGTGGTGATCCAGGAGGGCCGGATCGCGGCGGCGGCGTGCCAGTTCCCGTTAACGGATTCGGACCAGGTCGATCCGACTCTCGGCTCGCGGCACCGGGCGGCGGTCGGTCTGAGCGAAGACTGCGACGCGGTGGTCATTGTGGTCAGCGAGGAGACGGGCAACATTTCGATGGCCGTCCAGGGCAAGCTGTATCGCGGACTGACCCCGGAGGCCCTGGACCGCGACCTGAAACGGCTTTTGGAGATCGGCGGCAAGCGTGAATGA